A region of the Apium graveolens cultivar Ventura chromosome 6, ASM990537v1, whole genome shotgun sequence genome:
attaaggtatttgcagactagtAAGTCACtgaaaaaaattgttttaaaaagaggtgtgtatcaccataaaaaactactttgaataaatacatatccttatacgtattaatataatttctttaacagtctttttatactattgattattatggctgagtattattgctcactcttgctttcttttaaatgtcacaacaccGCAAATTACCAATATgtcggtgtgggacttagtcacttgaaatcgtggggagaattCCGTGCAGCTctgtctcaggtggaccagagtattcagataggtataagatattagtagtaattattgtagCTTCATGcagaggttacgaataattgtttaagatcctgtaaagtacatttgagttgtaataaaagaagattacattgtgtacatcgtttctaaggctagaacgtatgtgtgtatatatgtgaGATTGGAGGTCTGTGATTTATAGTtgttggattattgagttaatacagattacacatgattgaaggattgtgtcacaacccagattcctgaccccggatttgagggaTTTACAAtcaaaaccttctggctcaaatccaagtcagtcttCTAGGGCAACTGACGGCAAGGTGAATAAGAAAAGAAAGAGTCGGGATGATAAGAAGGATGATGgaaagagaaatagaaaaggcgGAGAAGGGGATTCAACGAAAAGAAATGTCCAAGAACTACAAGTCAAGATTCAACTTACTCAAACTTTTAAGCCTGCAAGATCAAACACTCAACCATATTTAACCTCTATTCCTAAAATTTTGTATAAACAAGCTGCaaacaccttactcaaaataccaatcacttctAGCCAAATCACtttaaagaaaatctcaaacctaccttcatttaagccaccAATCAAGACTCATTacaagactgttgggagaaaaccaaagaagctgTAAAGTACTAAGGGGTTATTTGGAATTGCTATAATCAGACTGATTTTATACCTTTAAACTGGTGCATCATAGATGATGACCACTTTCAataattagctgaagaaatagtcaaagtttaGGTTGTAAGAACAGAATTTAAGAGGATGATTAGCTTAATGAAGGACAAGGTTACAAGTACAAGGGCATGAAAAATTGTGATGCGTGTATGGCTGATAGTAAGAGATGAAAGAAAAGCAAAAGTAagggctgaaaaggaagaaagggaTGGGAAGTATGTAGAAGAAATTGCtatgtttgaacaaagatcaaatgagctcaaggcaaaggggatgagtagaatttcaaaagatggacACTTTTTAAACATAAAGATTGGAAGGTGCTCAAGATTCAGAGTACATTACCTCAATGGTTACAAACTGGATGATTGGATCAGACTTATAGAAGCCTTGAGAGGGACACAAATTATTGAAGAACTAAATGTGCTTATAAATCTCAAGGATCTCATTAGGAAAGAACCAGACTATGAGGATTCCACCTAGTTTTTGTACTATTTAACTAATGTAAATTACTCAATGTATAAATGTTGAAATTTGTGAATTCTGTTAATTTTTATGTATTTcattttaacttggggttagtcttgttaccatgcatgaatttttgataagcaatcttctcataaattgggggagattgttgtgcaagacatgcctatacaataacaagactaagtcaatttgacagccctaagatttagttgtttgataatcaactttgtattttatattgtattacttgagtctgtaaaatggttagaagattagattggattatttttctgtaaacagttcaagcctaaggaataaactctagaagaagatcaagttagatcatgcctcagagaagtgatacagaagcttggagttgaataaatctgttttatgaaaaatgttctaagtcaagatatcgacaagtcacagatcaagcaattaagagaagtcattcgaaaaatccataatgacttatcaagaagtccaaaatggcttataaagaagtctcagagatatcgacaagtcaaatgaagatatgaagattggagatatcgacaagtcatttttgcatttagagaactcagagatatcgacaagtcaaaatgaaaatgtgaagattggagatatcgataagtcaaattatcattagagatctcagagatatcgacaagtcaaaatgtatatagagatctctgagatatcgacaagtcaattttatatatagagatctcagacatatcgacaagtcatttagtatgcaaatatcaagagacctcgacaagtcaaatatacctatagagaactcagagatctcgataagtcattatacttatcgagatgtcacttctctatagaaaaaactgaagatctcgacatgcctctcaaatacagaattCAAACAAATTCtagatccaagattatcagtcaacaaatgatttaacaactagattgaaaagtctacaaagtagctggggagaatacaagatcaagggccaatattaactagacaaaggatggtcatagacctgcaagattctgcacatatttgctatgctagaaatggaaataaaAAAAGGTTGATTTAGAAaagagtttagtacattttagtgcaagttttgtaacccgtgctgctagtgtataaagcatgcactggtccttagtttaggAGTAGCAAACAGTTTacattttcttgtattctctcaaggaagaagctgagttcttttaTTTCAAAAACTAGAATTTATAGCAAGaccaacttaattaatataaattaagtgaattttgaaatattgtgtttgaTGTGCTTGTTGTTTTTCATTCTGCTAACATATTATCTTTACAATCACACACCAATAACCAAACTTCAAAAAgactaaaaattatgaaaatttcatccccctctgtgttgcacttaatatctaaaaaactctctttcaagaaatacagcagTCCGAGTAACAAACACTTTATTCTCATTAAGATTATAGAAGTTATACCCATTTTGTTTATTcaggatatccaacaaaaaaacATTTATCTGATTTTGGTCCTAGCTTGTTAGAGACCAAgcgttttacaaacgcttcacatcctcatactttcataaatgacatgATATGACATTTTTCGGTCCATATCTCAAATAAAGTctttgaaccgatttagttggaactcagtTTAGTGTACATGCAGTtatttctagagcgtaaccccagaaacttattggaagatctgctagactcatcatcagTTGCACCATCTCCAAGAAGGTACGATatctcctctcagaaactccgtTTCATTGAGGCATTCCAATAGGATTAAGCTGTGATACgatatcacactccttcaagaaacctttaaactcgaggcttaagtattctcctccatgatctgatcatagaacttttatactttcccctaaTTGCTTTTTCacttcagccttatattctttgaacttttcaaaagaatcatatttgttcttcaaaaggtacacatatccatatctactgaaattatcagtaaacataatgaagtagtaaaagccacatTTTGCCATCTTATgtattggaccacatacatcattatgtataagtcctaattgttcggtggccctttcaccttgtccggtaaaaggaaCTTTAGCCACTTTGCCAataagacaagatttgcattcttcgtatgattcaaaatcaaacttatccaagtagcCATCTTGATGTAACTTGGAAATACGTTTCTCAATTATGTGACAtaaacgacaatgccagaggtacGTTTGATTTGAGTCTATCATCTTAATATGTTtgttataattattatttatattatagaCAAAATTATCAAGATCAagaatatatataaaaaaacgtgcaaccccataggtaacattattcaataaaaaggaacaactattgtttagaatcaaaaatgaaaaatttttcttgtccaaacaagaaaccaagaTAATGTTTCTGCTAATCACATGCACGTAAAAATAGTTCTCTAGTTCTAAAATGAGTCCAGTGGGCAAAGATAAAttgataagtccctacagctaaagcaacaaACTTTATTCCTTTATCAACACGTAGGTCGACTTCTTCCTTTGCCAAAATCCTACTTCCCcgcagttcctgcacatttatacaaatgtgagaaccacatccagtatcaaatatcCATAAAGTAGAAGTACAAAAATTAgcttctataacataaatacctgaattagaAGTGCCGACAACCTTCTTcatcttcagatcctccaaaaaAGTGTGACGATTTCTCTTCCAATGACCcagtttcttgcaatagtgacaagtATCACCCTTTACAACACCACCTCCAGGCTTTAAATCATGTTTGGGAGCAGTTTTAGGAGCATCAACAGATTTGGATCCAATAATcttcttgcctttccatttacctttcccTTTGGCACTCCCTTTGTTCACCATCACTATGGGAGCAGGAAACGCCTTCTGAatgttggtctcagcagtttttaacatagccaacaattcagtaggtgtcttgtctatctcattcatattataattcaCTATAAACTGAACATATTTTTTGTTCAAAGAATTTAAGATCAGATCTATCTAGGCTTCCGGACCAATCGTGGAACCT
Encoded here:
- the LOC141665501 gene encoding uncharacterized protein LOC141665501; this encodes MLKTAETNIQKAFPAPIVMVNKGSAKGKGKWKGKKIIGSKSVDAPKTAPKHDLKPGGGVVKGDTCHYCKKLGHWKRNRHTFLEDLKMKKVVGTSNSGTAGK